The sequence AGTCCCCCTCCCCCCTGTGCCTCAGTTCCCCCCCGTTGCATTGGTGCCCCAGCTGCAGTTTGCGCATCAGGGAGCGCCCAGGGCCCCAGGCATCCGGGCACCGAAACCGCCGGCGCAGGCGGGAGGCTGCGGGGCCGGGTGCCCCCGGGGCTGTGCGCGTGTACGTGTGCGTCGTGTGGGGCCATGCGTGTGCtcacacgtgtgcacacacacgcgAACTCCCCCCGGCCtgtgcctccctcccccccccggcagcTCGAGGCGCCAGGCTGGACCCCGGTGAGGGGACCGCACCCGGGGGGAACCGCGGCAGTGGGGGGACGTTGCTGGTCTCGCCCCAGCCCCAGTCAAAGTTGCTGCAACCGCAGCAccgagtttttttttttttttttttttcccaccctcCCCCTTCCTTTTGCACACCTCTTTTTTGCACTTGCCCTTTTTTTGCACCCCCCCTTTTTGCACCCCCCCTTTTATACCCCCTTTTTGTTTCCCCCCTCCTTTGCACCCCCCACTTTCTGCACCCCCCTTTTTGCACCCCGGGGCTCTGTGCTCCGGCCAGCGGACACGTCCCCTCACggctccctgcctcagtttcccctcgCCGCGCGTCGGGGCTCCTTGCCACAAAGGACGGGGCCGATCGACGGGGCCAGGGGGCCGGGatgagcccccccccccgcccccctccaGCGTCCTCGTCCCCAGGAGCGGCCTCGCCGGGCGCCGGCTCGtggcgcgggccgggggctgcggaTGGCCCCGCTGGCCCGGGGACAAGGCACgggccggggggctcggggACCGCACGGGGGCAGCGTGGGCGGGGGGCacccccggggcccggcggggggggggggggaaggagccgCTGCCTGCTCCCCCCGGTCCGGTCCAGTCCCCTCGGTCCGGTCCGGTCCCCTCGGTCCGGTCCGCCCAGTCTAGCCCAGTTCCCCTAGTCCCGTCCCCCAGTCTGGTCCCCCCGGTCCGGTCCGACCCTCTCGGTCCGGTCCGGTCCCCTCGGTCCAGTCCGCCCAGTCTAGTCCAGTCCCCTTAGTCCAGTCCCCCAGTCCGGTCCTCTCGGTCCAGTCCAGCTTCTCCGGCCCGGCGCGGTCCCCTCGGTCCAGTCCGCTCCGGTCCGGTCCAGTCTGGTTCCCCCGGTCCAGTCCGGCgcggtccggtccggtccggcGCGGTCCCCCCCGGCGGGGCGGAGCCggaccggggccggggctggggccggggcgggtcgggggccgggccggggctgcaccgcccccgcggcggggccgagccgggggcggccgcgaggtgcgcggggccggggccggggccgggacctGGACCGggaccggggcgggggggggccgcggccgggagcggggaACTGGCACCGGGGAGGAGGCACCGGGACCGGCGACGCGGCGGAGGCGGAGCGGGACCGCGGCCGCACCGGTAACCGCGACCGGGGAGGCGGGGACCGCGACCGGGCCGGGGAGCGGGGGACCGGGACCGGCACCGGGCCGCGGAGGGGGGGACCGGGACCGGCAccgggccggggaggggagaaccgggccggggagggcggcggcggcggccggacCGGGAGCAACTCGGTTCGGGCTGAAACTGGCCATTTTCGGGTTGGGTTTGAGGACGGTTCGCGGGTGAAATTGACCGTTTCGGCCTGAAATTGACTCTGTTTGGGATGAAACTGACGCGCCCCCTTCTCCCCGGGGGAGACCCAGCTCGCAGCCCCCTAACCCCGCccgcagccccttccccagcccgCAAACACCTTCCCCGTCCCACAGATACCTTCCCCATCCCGCCAACCCCTTCCCTGtccccttccccatccctcaATCCCTTCCCCATCCCGCCACCCCCTTCCCCGtccccttccccatccctcaATCCCTTCCCCATCCTGCCACTCCCTTCCCCGtccccttccccatccctcaATCCCTTCCCCATCCTGCCACTCCCTTCCCTGtccccttccccatccctcaatcccttccccatcccaccacccccttccccatccctcaATCCCTTCCCCATCCCGCCACCCCCCTTCCCCGGCCCAGCCCCTCACCGGCTCCATGTGCCACATCCCTGGACGAGGGATCCCTGGACCCGCACCCGGCGGCAGCTCCCCCCGTTTCTGGCCACCGGGACTCTGTCCGAGTCCTTCCCGGCTGCTCCGTCCCTTTGCCGCCCTGTTCCCCATCCCTCCGTGCCCGGTcgctcctccccccccccccccccaaaccttGCCCTTTGCCGCCCTGGGACCAACTTTGCTCCCCGCTTTCCTCCGCAGCAGCCCCGGGAAGCCCCAACCCGTGACCATCCCCGTCCCCTCGGGCCGTGTCTGCTCAAGCGAGCAGGTAAGGCGTGTGGGGGGGATCAGGGGAGGCAGATTTGGGGCCGCGTCTTCCCTGCCCacgatcccccccccccccgcctcgaTCCCATCCCTACATCCGCAGAAGCAGTAACACCGGCCGCTctatttttacatctttatttATACAGATAAAATCGCTGGGGCTTTTTTCGGGGCCCGGGTGCGGTGGGCAGGCCGCGCGCTGGGCAGCGCCCGCTGCGTGCCATCGGAGGCACGGAAAAGTCCCCCGGGTATTTTTATGCccgtgttttgttttgtttttttgttttttttttttttccatccccgGGTGGGAGATTTTCCAGCCGGGCTGCTCAAACACAGACAGCCCGGgcggtggggagggggggggctcAGCCGGCTGAACGCAACCTGCTTTCGTGCTCCCACAGCTGCCGGGCCTGATCCCGACCtctccccgcgccccggcccgcgggtCGCTCTGGGTaccaccccaccccccccaaaaaaaaaacccaccccctCCTCCGGCTCCGCTTCGTGCCGGTGGAAACGGCGAACGGAGCCCTTCTCCTCTTCCGCCCGTGGCATccaaaaatacttcaaattccttcatttcaaagggctttggggcggggggggggggggagcggatggacggacggacgCGGGGCAGGACAAGGTGACCCAGTCGCTAGCAGGAGCTGGCCAGAGCCGAAGGAGCCCGGCAgcagcccagctccctgctttgcctccgctctttctcctgcttttccagCGGTGGTTTTTGGAGTCCCGGCCGTTTCGGGAGGTGCGTGGGttgcgctggggggggggggggggagagcggTTTGCCAGCCCCCCCCCCTCAAAGGGGAACCGTtcggggccggagccggggaTTTTGGCTGCTGTGTCCCGCACACGGGAGGCGAAACCGCGGCGGCCTCGCCGGCAGCCCGGGTGGTCCGGGAAGGAGCCGCGGCCAGTTTCTGTTCTCCCCCCATCCCCAACCGCCCCAAAAGCCCccgcggggccgtggggggggggagggttttttttggggggggggagggtttcCTCCAGGGCAAACGGGATCCGGCATCGGGATCCTCATGGAGGCAGCCGCCCTTTCCCGACATGccccccccgtccccctccGGGATTAACCCCCCGGCACCGGGATTGGgggtttgggggtggggggggcatCATCAGGGCTTAACGCCCCGCAGCATTAATTATGCTTAATCCTCCCCCCGCACCCCGTTTTAGCCCCCGCTGGGGGCGgacgggacccccccccccccagttggCATCGCTCCCCGTGGTGATTTGCTCCTTGGCGTCGCTGGCAGAGGAGGAGCCGATgccggagcgcggccggggcccgcggcggtGAGCGCCGCCCCCCACCTGCCCCCCAAGGAGGAGAGGAGCCCGGGAGCCATGGGGGCTCGGCACGCAGGCCCGCTCGGCAGGTACCGCCGGCCGTCCGCCCGTCTGTCCTTCCCCCGATGCCCGGCCTGTCCATCCCGCCACCCGCCCGGCTGAGCAGCCCCGGgttcatccatccatccctctCCAGCACCGTCCATCCCCAActccatccatccacccacAGAGTCTCCATCCAGCCACCCATCCGTCCAGATCCATCCAGCCACCTCCAGctccatccatccacccatGGATGTTCCATCTAGCCACCCATCCACCCATCTGTCCAGATCCATCCACTCACCTCCAGctccatccatccacccacAGATGCCCCATCTAGCCACCCATCTGTCTAGCTCCATCCACCCACCTCCAGctccatccatccacccacAGATGTTCCATCTAGCCACCCATCCACCCATCTGTCCAGCTCCATCCACCCATCTCCAGTTCCATCCATCCACCCACAGATGTTCCATCTAGCCACCCATCCACCCATCTGTCCAGATCCATCCACCCATCTCCAGCTCCATCCATCCACTCACAGATGCTCCATCTAGCCACCCATCCACCCATCTGTCCAGCTCCATCCACCCACCTCCAGCTCCATCCATCTCCAGACACTCCatctatccatccatccacctgtAAGTCCAGCTCCAGATCCACCAGTTCCTCCCCAGATGCGCCATCTGGCCGTCCGTCCACCTCCAGACCCATCCATCTGCCCATTTTTGCCTggctccatccatccctcccgATACTCCGTCCATCTCCAGGTTCATCCCTCCACCTCCATGCCCAGCTCCATCCCTCCCTTCCCACATACATTATCCGTCCATCTGTTCTTCCACGTCTCCGTCCGTCTGTTCTTCCATGTCTCCTTCCccagatccccccccccccccaggtccTTCACCCCTCCCTCTGTGGGCACAGCCCACATCCCCCCCCAAACCGGCTCGGTGCCCGCGCAGGTTGTGCGTCTGCGCGGCGCTCCTGGGGACGCtgctccggcccggcccggcccgtggGGACGTGAGTCCGGGGCCGGCGGGTGATGCTGGGGGGTGGGGCGGGGGACGGACCCTCCCCACGGCCTGGAGCACCCCGGGGGCCCCACGCTCCCGGGGGCAGCCCCATCGCTTGTGgggtgctgctggggaagggagCCCTGGGAAGGTGGTGGGGTCCGTGGGGCCTCCCAGAGCCCCCCAAGACCAAGAGCAGCACAGGGGACTTTTatggggtgggggtgggaggcTGTGGAGCTGGTGGCCATGGGGCAGATATTGCTATGGGGTGAGTCTGAGGGGCAGGTCTCTATGGGGTGCGTATGGGGTGGGTGCCTGTGGGGCAGGTGGGGTGGGTGACTACAGGATGGGTGACTTTGGGGTGTCCATGGAGTAGGTGTCTATGAGATGAGAGGATATGGGGCAGGTAGCTATGGGGCAAGAGCCTATGGGGCAGGTGGTTATGGGGTGAGTGCTTATGGGGAGGGTGGCTGTGGGGTGGTGGCTATGGGATGTCTATGGGGTGGGTGGCTATGGGGCAGGTGGGCTATAGGGTGCCTATGGGGTGGGTGTCTATGGGGTGGTGGCTATGGGATGTCTATGGGGCAAGCAGCTATGGGGTGGCTGTCTATGGGGCAGACAGTTGTGGGGCAGACatgcaccccccccccggcaccaGCCGTGGGGGCAGCCGCCACCAGCCCGCTCTGCCCCCCAGGTGCCGCGGTGGCGGCAGGCGGCCGAGGAGCCCGTGGGGCCGGGCCCGCCGTGGGGCGCctgggcgccgtggggcgcctGGGGGCCCTGCTCGGAGCCCTGCGGGCCGGGGCTGCAGCGGCGCTCCCGCGAGTGCCTGCCCCCCTTGCCGtggggcgccccggccccctgGCCCGGCgggccgccccacggcgccgtCACCCTGCCCCTCTTCCAGCCTGGCGCCCCCACGGCGCCGCCCCACAGGTGAGCGAGGGGTCGGGGCGGGGTTGGGGGGCGGATACGGGGGTGCCGGCGCCTTTCCGTGGGGCTCCGCTAAtgcccggcccccccccccccagcgcccaGCCCCCCATCCGGCCCCCCATCCGGCCCCCCGTCCGGCCGGGCCGCTACGGCTACGGGAAGGCGCCTTTCGCCCTGCCGCTGCTCACCGACGAggccccacggcgccgccggcacctgccccacggcgccccacgcCGAGCCGCCCCGGGAGCGGCGGGCGAGCCCCGacagccccacggcgcccccggccccgagGGCGACCCCCGacagccccacggcgcccgcGGCCCTAGGAGCGCCCCCCACCATCCCCACGGCCGTGGGGCCGAGCCCCGTGGCGCCCGGGCACCCAGAGGTGACCCCCATCATCACGTCCCCGAGGGTGACCCCCGACAGCCCCACGGCCATGGGGGTGAAGCCCAACAGCCGCGTGGCCCTCGTGTCCCAGGGGTCGAACCCCGGCGGCCCCACGGCACCCCTGTCCCCTTAGGTGACCCCCAGCATGCCCAGGTCCCCACGGGtgacccccagcacccccacaGCACCCATAGCCCCAAGGGtgacccccagcacccccacgGCACCCACGTCCCCCACAGTGACCCCCAGCATGCCCAGGTCACCATGGGtgacccccagcacccccacaGCACCTATAGCCCCAAGGGTGACCTCCAGCacccccccagcacccacgtCCCCCACAGTGACCCCCAACATCCCCAGGTCCCCACGGGTGACCCCCAGCATCCTCAAAGCACCCCTGTCCCCACAGGTGACCCCCAACATCCCCATGGCGCCCCTGTCCCCACGGGTGACCCCCAACATCCTCCCGGCTCCCAAATCCCTAGTGGGGACCCCCAACATCCCCACAGCACCCATGTCCCCAGGGGTGGCAGCCCTGTCCCCACGGGTGACCCCCAGTATCCTCCCGGCTCCCACATCCCTGGTGGTGACCCCCAACGTCCCTACGGCACCCACGTCCCCACGGGTGACCCCCACGTCCCCACGGGTGAGCCCCAGAAGTCCCACAGCCCCCCGGTGCTCAGGGGTGAGCCCCGGCTGCCCCCCAGGTCCCAGCCCCCCAGCTGGGGCCAGGGCcgcccgcgggccccgcgccagcggcagccccccggcgccgAGCCCCCCTGGGCGGGCGCCCCCTCGGCGCCGGGGGGCTGGAGCCTCTACGCCGTGGGGCCGaggcccctctcctgccccgGCGAGAGCCAGCAGCTCCGCGCCTGCCACCTGCAggtggggctgctgggggggggggggcagcgggccgCTATGGGGCACACGAGCGTGGGGCCGGGGCACAGGCCTAACCTgggtggtggggggggacgcagggccgtggggcaggTGCCCATGGGGCGTAGGGCTGTGGGGTGCAGAGCCATGGGGCGCGCATCCATGGGGTGGGCATCTGTGGGGcatggggctgtggggcaggtgaCCATGCGGGCGGATACCCATGGGGCAGGTGTCCATGGGGCAGGGGTCTTTGGGGGGGGCGGTGGGTGTCCGTAGGGCAGGGATATGTGGGGGCGGGAGTCTATGGGGTGGGTGTCCATGGGGCAAGGGTATGTGGGGGCAGGTATCCATGGGGCAGGGGTCTTTGGGGGAGGGTGGGTGTCCATGGGGGCGGGAGTCTATGGGGTGGGTGTCCATGGGGCAGGGGTATGTGGGAGCAGGTATCCATGGGGCAGGGGTCTTTGGGGGAGGGTGGGTGTCCATGGGGCAGGGGTCCATGATGTGCAGAGCCATGGGGTAGGTGCCCGCGGGGCGGGTGCCCGTGGGGTGGGTGCCCGCCGGGCTGGAGGGCCATGGGGCGGGTGTCCATGGGGCATGGGGCCATGATGTGCAGAGCCATGGGGCGGGTGCccgtggggcaggagggccaTGGGGCGGGTGCCCGCGGGGCGGGTGCCCGCGGGGCAGGAGGGCCATGGGGCGGGTGCCCGCGGGGCGGGTGCCCGCGGGGCAGGAGGGCCATGGGGCGGGTGCCCGCGGGGCGGGTGCCCGCGGGGCAGGAGGGCCATGGGGCGGGTGCCCGTGGGGCGGGTGCCCGCGGGGCAGGAGGGCCATGGGGCGGGTGCCCATGGGGCGGGTGCCCGCGGGGCAGGAGGGCCATGGGGCGGGTGCCCGTGGGGCGGGTGCCCGCGGGGCGGGTGCCCGTGGGGCGGGagggccgtggggcgggggcgcgggccCCACGGCGCGCTGTGGCGCAGGCCTGCCCCCCGGCgcagccgccccccgcggcgctgcAGTGCGCCGCCCTGGACCAGCGGGAATTCCTGGGGCGCCGCTACCACTGGGAGCCCTTCGAGGGtaccggggccgggggcggagCCGATTGGCTgggagccgggggcggcggggtgGGATTGGCTGGGAGGAGGGCGGAGCCGATTGGCTgggagccgggggcggcggggtgGATTGGCTGGAGGAGGGCGGAGCCGATTGGCTgggagccgggggcggcggggtgGGATTGGCTGGGAGGAGGGCGGAGCCGATTGGCTgggagccgggggcggcggggtgGGATTGGCTGGGAGGAGGGCGGAGCCGATTGGCTgggagccgggggcggcggggtgGGATTGGCTGGGAGGAGGGCGGAGCCGATTGGCtgggagccggggcggcggggtGGGATTGGCTGGGAGGAGGGCGGAGCCGATTGGCTgggagccgggggcggcggggtgGGATTGGCTGGGAGGAGGGCGGAGCCGATTGGCTgggagccgggggcggcggggtgGGATTGGCTGGGAGGAGGGCAGCAGCTGATTGGCTGGGAGCTGGGAGCAGTAGAGTGGGATTGGCTGGAAGGAGAGTGGCAGCTGATTGGCTgggagctgggagcagtggTGTGGGATTGGCTGGGAGGAGGGCGGCAGCTGATTGGCTgggagctgggagcagtggAGTGGGATTGGCTGGGAGGAGGGTGGCAGACAATTGGCTgggagctgggagcagtggAGTGGGATTGGCTGGGAGGAGGGTGGCAGCCAATTGGCTgggagccgggggcggcggggtgGGATTGGCTGGGAGGAGGGCGGAGCCAATTGGCCgggagctgggagcagtggAGTGGGATTGGCTGGGAGGAGGGCAGAGCCGATTGGCTAGGAGATGGGGGCGGCGGGGTGGCATTGGCTGGGAGGAGAGTGGCAGCCGATTGGCTGGGAGCCGGGTGCGGCGGGGTGGGATTggctggggccgggggcggcggggtgGGATTGGCTGGGAGGAGGACGGCAGCTGAttggccggggccgggggcggcggggtgGGATTGGCTGGGAGGAGGGCGGCAGCTGATTGGCTgggagctgggagcagtggTGTGGGATTGGCTGGGAGGAAAGTGGCAGCTGATTGGCTGGGAGCCGGGAGCAGTGGAGTGGGATTGGCTGGGAGGAAAGTGGCAGCTGATTGGCTGGGAACTGGGAGCATGTGGGAAGGGATTGGCTGGAAGGCGGGTAGGATAGGATTGGCTGGGAGCTGGAACGCNNNNNNNNNNNNNNNNNNNNNNNNNNNNNNNNNNNNNNNNNNNNNNNNNNNNNNNNNNNNNNNNNNNNNNNNNNNNNNNNNNNNNNNNNNNNNNNNNNNNNNNNNNNNNNNNNNNNNNNNNNNNNNNNNNNNNNNNNNNNNNNNNNNNNNNNNNNNNNNNNNNNNNNNNNNNNNNNNNNNNCGGCTGCGACGGCGTCCTGGGCTCGGCCGGCTGCCGCCTGCTCGCCGGCAACGCCAGCCTGGCGGGCCACCGGCACGTCGCGGCCGGAGGCAACCGCGTTGCCCAGGCGGCCCCCAGCGCCAGCCACCCGGGTgaggggcgccggcggggcggggggggcaccCATGGGAGCTGGGTGctgcgcggggggggggggggggcattgcACCAGGGGGCAGAGCGTTGCACGAGGGGAGTGTGCATTGCACGAGGGGAGGGTGCATTGCACGAGGGGACGGCGCGTTGCACAAGGGGGCGGCACGTTGCACAAGCGGAGGGTGCATTGCACGACGGGGTGGCACGTTTCACGAGGGGCCAGCGTGTTGCACGA is a genomic window of Rhea pennata isolate bPtePen1 chromosome 31, bPtePen1.pri, whole genome shotgun sequence containing:
- the ADAMTSL4 gene encoding ADAMTS-like protein 4 is translated as MGARHAGPLGRLCVCAALLGTLLRPGPARGDVPRWRQAAEEPVGPGPPWGAWAPWGAWGPCSEPCGPGLQRRSRECLPPLPWGAPAPWPGGPPHGAVTLPLFQPGAPTAPPHSAQPPIRPPIRPPVRPGRYGYGKAPFALPLLTDEAPRRRRHLPHGAPRRAAPGAAGEPRQPHGAPGPEGDPRQPHGARGPRSAPHHPHGRGAEPRGARAPRGDPHHHVPEGDPRQPHGHGGEAQQPRGPRVPGVEPRRPHGTPVPLGDPQHAQVPTGDPQHPHSTHSPKGDPQHPHGTHVPHSDPQHAQVTMGDPQHPHSTYSPKGDLQHPPSTHVPHSDPQHPQVPTGDPQHPQSTPVPTGDPQHPHGAPVPTGDPQHPPGSQIPSGDPQHPHSTHVPRGGSPVPTGDPQYPPGSHIPGGDPQRPYGTHVPTGDPHVPTGEPQKSHSPPVLRGEPRLPPRSQPPSWGQGRPRAPRQRQPPGAEPPWAGAPSAPGGWSLYAVGPRPLSCPGESQQLRACHLQACPPAQPPPAALQCAALDQREFLGRRYHWEPFEGTGAGGGADWLGAGGGGVGLAGRRAEPIGWEPGAAGWIGWRRAEPIGWEPGAAGCDGVLGSAGCRLLAGNASLAGHRHVAAGGNRVAQAAPSASHPGALAAALAEAPVTAASGPGAGDPPLRPGHDPRGHRHHRHHRHDGDGDGDSDGDGDGGVYWKRVGTTPCSATCGQGSRQPLFRCVARRWHEEVAEGLCAALPRPPAAPEPCDGQPCPAYWDAGEWSPCSRSCGPGTQHRPVLCRQAFAHRSTLVHPRRCAPLPRPDATQPCQLRPCSRWEVLSDWSPCSAPCGQGQRSRRVRCASAEGAELSDAECPGAQRPSARQPCDMGPCARAWFLSDWSEACSAECGPGTQRRAVLCLASGAEGQPGGGCVGAEPPATRACDGGPCRRTAAWYTGPWSPCSAECGPGTRRRDVLCVSKLGAAAAVAEGAECGAQPRPPALQPCAAPACPPRWFTTAWSACSRSCLGGVQTRAVHCLTPNKTLSTRCPPHLRPASQQPCNPQPCAPHLDAGCRDEHPSCAAAARARLCAYPYYGSACCAACARRPPGPTEPPAAAAAPRPPHGGARPPGASPPRRP